In Chengkuizengella sediminis, the sequence TAATGCACAAATAACAGTAATATATAAAGACAACAAAGAAGAACAATTTTCTCTAGCTCGTCCTATTAAGATGAATTCGGATGATACCCTAAAATCTATTCAGATAAATCAAACAAACGTAACAAATGATCAAATCAGTATGGAAATGTTTCTTATGAAAAAGGATCTCTTTCTAGATTTAGTAGAAACCTCAATCGCTAGTGGTTGGAAAGATTTTATTGAAGATGCTGTGATCAAAAATTTAGATCTTTTGAATGTATATGGATATAAATTTACAGGTCATTTAGGCATTATAAATACAGTTCAAAGTTATTACAAAAACAGTATGGATTTATTGGATATATCTACATTTCATACATTATTTCACCAATCTCATTCTATTTATACAAAAACAAAAGATGAAGCTCCTGCTACTTATAAATCTGACACCTTAGTCTCAAATTCTTTAGTAACAAATGGATGTATTATAGAGGGTACAGTTGAAAATAGTATTTTATTTAGAGGTGTTGAGGTCGGCAAGGGATCTCGACTCAAAAACTGCATTATCATGCCTAACTCTGTGATTCAGCAAAACGTGAATTTAGAAAATGTAATTTTAGATAAACATGTGATTGTAAATATGGATAAGGAGATTATTGGTGATCCAAATACACCATATATTGCAGAGAAGTTAAAAGTAATCTGAGAGGAGGTATAAGTATATCATGAATATACTATTTGTTGCATCAGAATCAGACCCCTTTGTGAAATCAGGAGGGCTGGGTGAAGTGATTGGCTCATTGCCAAAACAAATCAAAAAGAAAGGTGCAGATATCCGAGTGATTCTGCCCAAATACGGAGATATTCCAGATGAATTTAAAAATCAAATGACTACAAAAGTTGAATTTACTATCCAGCTTGATTGGAGAAGTCAGTATTGTGGTGTTCAAGAGCTTCAAGTAAACGGTATTCATTATTATTTTATAGATAATGAATTTTATTTTAAGAGGCCAGGATTGTATGGTTATGGAGATGATGGTGAACGTTTTGTTTATTTTAATAAAGCTGTATTAGAAGCAATTCCTCACCTAGATTTCATTCCAGATATCATCCATTGTCATGATTGGCAAGCTGGTTTGATTCCGGTTTGTTTAAAAGCGCAATATGTTGATAATCCATTATATAGAAATATAAAAACCATTTTTACAATTCATAATCTTAAATACCAAGGGATATTTCCAAAACAATTATTGAAGAGTTTAACGGATCTAGATGAATCTTATTTTACTAATGATT encodes:
- the glgD gene encoding glucose-1-phosphate adenylyltransferase subunit GlgD; amino-acid sequence: MKNVIGIINLVNEIDQLEELTYNRCIASTPFGGRYRFIDFILSSFVNSGIHKVCMFTQKKYRSLMDHVGSGREWDLDRKQHGLTVLPPLFEESKEENKGDLHYFYGHRDYFFRSKEEYVILAKSHMVCNIDFDPILKFHKDHNAQITVIYKDNKEEQFSLARPIKMNSDDTLKSIQINQTNVTNDQISMEMFLMKKDLFLDLVETSIASGWKDFIEDAVIKNLDLLNVYGYKFTGHLGIINTVQSYYKNSMDLLDISTFHTLFHQSHSIYTKTKDEAPATYKSDTLVSNSLVTNGCIIEGTVENSILFRGVEVGKGSRLKNCIIMPNSVIQQNVNLENVILDKHVIVNMDKEIIGDPNTPYIAEKLKVI